The genomic interval AAGTATGAATTTAATGAGAAAAATTCTTTACATATCTTTATTTTTCATAGTATTTGCCAATCTTACAATTGCATCTAATAGCAATATTCCACAAAAGGATAACATAGAAACGCTTACAAATGAAAACATAAAAGTTTCAAGCTTTAATGAATTGAAAGCAGATAAAGAATGGGTTCAAATAGTTTTGTTTTCCATTGGTGCTTTTCTTGTTTTTTTTATAATTCTTAGTTTATCTTCAAAACTTACCAGAAAAATATCAGAAAGAACAGCAAATAAAAAAGGCAAAAAAACTACTGATAAAAATGAGTTAGATTCTTCAGATAAAGTTGCTATTTTAGAAAAGTTAAGCAGACTTAAAGAAAGAGGTGAAATATCAGAAGATGAATTTGAGGAATTAAAGAATGGAATTCTTTAGAGAATGGATATTTTAAGAGGAGGTCTATAAACACCGATTTTTACAGTTTTTAATAAACCATAATTTATTCCTATACTTCGACTGGTTATAATTTGAACCTTTGCACTATGTTTAACAAATAATT from Bacteroidota bacterium carries:
- a CDS encoding SHOCT domain-containing protein, which gives rise to MRKILYISLFFIVFANLTIASNSNIPQKDNIETLTNENIKVSSFNELKADKEWVQIVLFSIGAFLVFFIILSLSSKLTRKISERTANKKGKKTTDKNELDSSDKVAILEKLSRLKERGEISEDEFEELKNGIL